The following coding sequences lie in one Leptospira stimsonii genomic window:
- the rnc gene encoding ribonuclease III — protein MIFKKSQSSSSLKNPERVKTLQKLSKKIGIKFSNIEFYNTAFIHSSYKNENLEIPEDNERMEFLGDSVLGLVAARYLFQNYPRASEGELSRIKSRIVSTPILNTISEKLGLSEYLLLGKGEASSQGKGRRKLSANLFESLVGAIYLDLGFEASEKFILKHLIEFAENPEKEESVRDYKTQLQEYSQKNFKVLPVYRLKGESGPDHAKVFQVSVRIRDQWEASGSGVSKKAAEQNAARELYNRIKRGS, from the coding sequence TTGATCTTTAAAAAATCACAATCTTCTTCTTCTCTCAAAAACCCGGAGCGGGTCAAAACTCTACAGAAGCTTTCCAAAAAAATCGGAATCAAATTTTCCAATATTGAATTTTATAATACCGCATTCATTCATAGTTCCTATAAAAATGAGAATCTCGAAATCCCGGAAGACAACGAACGGATGGAGTTCCTCGGAGATTCCGTCTTAGGTCTCGTAGCCGCGCGTTATCTCTTTCAAAACTATCCCAGGGCCAGTGAAGGCGAATTGTCCCGGATTAAGTCGAGAATCGTCTCTACGCCCATTCTAAACACCATCTCGGAGAAGCTAGGTCTTTCCGAGTATCTTCTCTTAGGCAAAGGGGAGGCGAGTTCTCAGGGAAAAGGAAGACGCAAACTCTCCGCGAATCTTTTTGAATCCTTGGTCGGAGCGATCTACTTGGATCTCGGATTCGAAGCCTCCGAAAAATTCATCTTAAAACACTTAATAGAATTTGCGGAAAATCCGGAAAAAGAGGAATCTGTCAGAGACTACAAAACTCAACTCCAAGAATACTCTCAGAAAAATTTCAAGGTTCTTCCGGTCTATCGCTTGAAAGGAGAATCTGGTCCCGATCACGCGAAAGTTTTTCAAGTTTCCGTTCGGATTCGCGATCAATGGGAAGCGAGCGGGAGCGGAGTGAGTAAAAAAGCCGCGGAACAAAACGCCGCGAGAGAACTTTACAATCGGATTAAAAGAGGGTCTTAG
- a CDS encoding SpoIIE family protein phosphatase: MAEFSLRPEIIILDDDRDVGETLELILTKLGYQSVFFDSVEQGKQYFEKELNPIVFLDIHMPGSSGLEILPYFKNLESKTQVIMMTGERDINNVVTSLTHKASDFLLKPFSIQTVQIAIQRAYDYYTILKERDLRDEVIMRDLRLASRVQGKIFSIPDLSPFRVEADITPVSFVSGDFNVILKKEKSILLLLGDVEDHGVTSGLIALLMTTLAREEFKNSDNPSEILKKMNQELCLNIGTHSMTAACVILFPDQKKLVYARGGHPFPVHFHKEGFSFLKEKSGQLMGILEDVEYPNHEVLVNSGDVVFLFTDGIINNLNHPLIEELNQIHKSGQEPIKKMKNALDTYVRSAIPAKEYRDDASYVLLEIP; the protein is encoded by the coding sequence ATGGCAGAATTTTCCCTAAGACCGGAAATTATCATTCTCGACGACGACAGAGACGTGGGCGAGACCCTGGAACTCATTCTTACAAAACTGGGTTACCAGAGCGTATTTTTTGATTCCGTAGAACAGGGAAAACAGTATTTCGAAAAAGAACTCAATCCGATCGTATTTCTCGATATTCATATGCCGGGAAGCAGTGGATTAGAAATACTTCCATACTTTAAGAATTTAGAATCCAAAACTCAGGTCATCATGATGACCGGAGAACGCGATATCAACAACGTAGTAACTTCCTTGACCCACAAGGCGAGCGACTTTCTTCTCAAACCATTCTCCATTCAAACCGTACAGATCGCGATTCAGAGGGCTTACGATTATTATACGATCCTAAAGGAAAGAGATCTTCGAGATGAAGTGATCATGAGAGATCTTCGTCTCGCATCCAGAGTTCAAGGGAAAATCTTTTCGATTCCGGATCTTTCACCGTTTCGAGTGGAAGCGGATATCACGCCGGTTTCCTTTGTGAGCGGAGATTTTAATGTCATCCTGAAAAAGGAAAAATCGATTCTTCTTTTGTTAGGCGACGTGGAGGACCACGGAGTCACATCGGGTCTGATCGCGCTGTTGATGACTACGCTCGCGAGGGAAGAATTTAAGAATTCGGACAATCCTTCGGAGATTCTAAAAAAGATGAATCAGGAACTTTGTCTGAATATCGGAACTCACAGTATGACTGCGGCTTGTGTGATTCTTTTTCCGGATCAAAAAAAGCTTGTCTACGCAAGAGGCGGGCATCCGTTTCCGGTTCATTTTCACAAGGAAGGTTTTTCTTTCTTGAAGGAAAAATCGGGGCAATTGATGGGAATTTTGGAAGACGTCGAATATCCCAATCACGAAGTGCTTGTAAACTCGGGAGACGTCGTTTTTCTTTTTACGGACGGAATCATCAACAATCTCAACCATCCCTTGATTGAAGAATTGAACCAGATTCACAAGTCGGGTCAGGAGCCGATTAAAAAGATGAAGAATGCGTTAGACACCTATGTCCGTTCCGCGATTCCCGCGAAAGAATATAGGGACGACGCGTCTTACGTTTTACTCGAAATCCCTTAG
- a CDS encoding NUDIX hydrolase: MDFFFKKKGMRVRVAALIFNSQNEILLIQQKKKDSYYWLLPGGGIEFGESAEDALRRELKEELSLEMKTASFLLLNESIEPGGKRHLIQLVFLVNVKKEVPELNLNEKAITGFGYFSPAAVREMDLRPDIKSFLLEGNLSPAPFIKSIWVSEKK; encoded by the coding sequence ATGGATTTTTTCTTTAAAAAGAAGGGAATGCGAGTCAGGGTAGCGGCTCTTATATTCAATTCCCAAAACGAAATCCTTCTCATCCAACAAAAGAAAAAAGATTCTTATTATTGGCTTTTACCGGGCGGCGGAATCGAATTCGGCGAAAGCGCAGAGGACGCGCTTCGAAGAGAATTGAAAGAAGAACTTTCTCTTGAAATGAAAACGGCTTCGTTCCTTCTCTTAAACGAATCCATTGAACCCGGCGGAAAAAGACATCTCATTCAACTCGTATTTTTAGTGAACGTAAAAAAGGAAGTTCCGGAACTCAATCTCAACGAAAAGGCAATTACCGGCTTCGGATATTTTAGTCCGGCCGCCGTTCGGGAAATGGATCTTAGACCCGATATCAAGTCTTTTCTTTTGGAAGGAAATTTGAGTCCGGCGCCCTTTATCAAAAGCATCTGGGTATCAGAAAAAAAATGA
- the lepB gene encoding signal peptidase I: MQRKVIGLFLNLIFPPFGFYFLKDRLLFWIFYGYALFAGLFVTVFTYILFENRSGKAALSFLIFCLLLSWGILIFATLVSIKKTRSTATRSFPSPYWFLPVTIFFLLLFGIALDELVKDRILKAKVQLSSGMAPDINVNDAFYITELFYKKELKRGDIIAYQNEESGTQSLGRIVGLPGETVLISEEETPDHFSITRLSVNGEKIPQESSEKKVTDFQSGLDPQERIVLLEVLGNRLVTILESKSNSGLLLFPKVQLAENEFYVLADNRDGSVDSRVLGPISFDKVVGKFAFTYLSSNQDRVPVKICEGNSDYFCSVKRLYKILMLGNVRWNYLGFDNSALRK, encoded by the coding sequence ATGCAACGAAAAGTGATCGGCCTATTTTTAAACTTAATCTTTCCTCCCTTCGGTTTTTATTTTTTAAAAGATCGTCTTTTGTTTTGGATTTTCTACGGTTACGCCCTGTTTGCCGGCTTGTTCGTTACCGTTTTTACTTATATACTTTTCGAGAATCGCTCCGGAAAGGCCGCGTTATCCTTTTTGATTTTTTGTCTTCTTTTGAGTTGGGGAATTTTAATTTTCGCCACCCTTGTCTCGATTAAGAAGACAAGATCGACGGCTACGCGAAGTTTTCCTTCTCCCTATTGGTTCTTGCCGGTTACGATTTTCTTTTTGCTCTTGTTTGGCATCGCCCTTGACGAACTCGTAAAGGATAGGATCCTAAAAGCCAAGGTTCAACTTTCTTCCGGGATGGCACCCGATATTAACGTAAACGACGCCTTTTATATTACGGAATTATTTTATAAGAAGGAATTAAAACGAGGGGATATCATCGCGTATCAAAATGAAGAATCGGGCACTCAGTCGCTCGGTAGAATCGTCGGTCTTCCGGGGGAAACGGTTTTGATAAGCGAAGAAGAAACTCCGGATCATTTTTCGATAACTCGACTGAGTGTGAACGGTGAAAAAATTCCACAGGAAAGTTCGGAGAAAAAGGTTACCGACTTCCAATCCGGTTTGGATCCTCAGGAACGAATCGTCTTGTTGGAGGTCCTCGGTAATCGTTTGGTTACGATTCTGGAATCGAAATCGAATTCGGGGCTTTTACTTTTTCCAAAGGTTCAACTGGCGGAAAACGAATTCTATGTGTTAGCGGACAATCGGGACGGTTCTGTCGATTCCCGAGTGCTTGGGCCGATATCTTTTGACAAGGTGGTCGGCAAATTTGCCTTTACGTATCTTTCTTCCAATCAGGATCGAGTTCCCGTAAAGATCTGCGAGGGAAATTCCGATTATTTTTGTTCCGTAAAAAGGCTTTATAAAATTCTAATGCTCGGGAATGTCCGTTGGAATTATCTCGGTTTTGATAATTCCGCTTTGAGGAAATGA
- a CDS encoding mechanosensitive ion channel domain-containing protein, which translates to MNFEVDFLKAINPFILLRMKERSLAEELILIVYFILFLIFSYRVILFVLDFFRPTVDVTARYNRRKMARMSFVILGLIILLPVAFSGLSYLPTVMGLAGAGIVISLKDITLNYVGWFFIHGSNGFEVGDRIEIESVRGDVINIGMNRFTLMEISSDPKSDQSTNRLVHFPNHYVILKPIVVVKDKMNYVWDEMRIKIPYDSDFEKAEELLNGIIQNNAVIDQEEIEYTLQELSKNYLVRLGKTSPIVYLSLEEGGILFSLRYLTHVRERRDMKTKIAHTILKEFKLFPGIRIL; encoded by the coding sequence ATGAATTTTGAAGTCGATTTTTTAAAAGCCATCAATCCTTTCATTCTTCTTAGAATGAAGGAAAGAAGTCTTGCGGAAGAATTGATTCTCATCGTTTATTTTATTCTCTTTCTGATCTTTTCGTATCGAGTGATTCTTTTTGTTTTGGATTTTTTTCGCCCGACTGTGGACGTCACCGCGCGTTACAATAGAAGAAAGATGGCGCGGATGTCCTTCGTAATCTTGGGTTTGATTATTCTTCTTCCCGTGGCTTTTTCCGGACTTTCCTATTTGCCCACCGTTATGGGACTTGCCGGAGCAGGGATCGTAATTTCTTTGAAGGATATCACACTCAATTACGTCGGTTGGTTTTTTATTCACGGAAGCAACGGCTTTGAGGTCGGAGATCGAATCGAAATCGAAAGTGTTCGAGGAGACGTGATCAACATAGGAATGAATCGTTTTACTCTTATGGAAATTTCCTCCGATCCGAAATCCGATCAATCCACGAATCGTCTCGTTCACTTTCCGAATCACTACGTAATCTTAAAGCCGATCGTCGTCGTAAAGGACAAGATGAATTACGTTTGGGACGAGATGAGAATCAAAATTCCTTACGATTCCGATTTTGAAAAAGCGGAAGAACTCCTGAACGGAATCATTCAAAACAACGCCGTGATCGATCAGGAAGAGATCGAATATACATTACAAGAGCTTTCTAAAAATTATTTGGTACGTCTCGGAAAAACGTCTCCGATCGTTTATCTTTCCCTGGAAGAAGGCGGGATTCTTTTTTCGCTTCGTTATCTTACGCACGTTCGTGAAAGAAGGGATATGAAAACGAAAATTGCGCACACGATCTTGAAAGAATTTAAACTTTTTCCGGGTATTCGAATTTTATAA
- the acpP gene encoding acyl carrier protein — translation MADFEKVKSIIVEQLGVDESEVTPEAHFIDDLGADSLDTVELVMALEEEFGIEISDEDAEKIQTVGDVTKFIDNLKS, via the coding sequence ATGGCAGACTTTGAAAAAGTTAAATCTATCATCGTAGAACAACTTGGAGTGGATGAATCTGAAGTTACACCTGAGGCTCACTTTATAGATGACCTCGGTGCAGATTCTCTGGACACAGTTGAATTAGTAATGGCTCTCGAAGAAGAATTCGGAATCGAAATCTCTGACGAAGACGCTGAGAAAATTCAAACTGTTGGTGACGTTACAAAGTTCATCGACAACCTCAAGTCCTAA
- a CDS encoding histone deacetylase family protein: MEKQLERIGLVYHPDYNMDLGPHVFPARKYQMVYNLVKQDPKLADLYVHKPDPAKEKELALVHTKEFLKDFFSLKLTERTQYSELPLTKQIVQSFVLAVGGTILSMELTKKYRFVYHIGGGFHHSMPDRAEGFCYLNDAAIAGKLFLKENPGKKVLFIDLDLHQGNGNSIVFQNEPNVFTFSMHQENLYPKKERSGMDIALDEGTDDKKYHDLLEESLEKIHSSFQPDLIFYIAGADPFEGDSLGDLKLTFQGLRKRDKIVRDFALRVDAPVVILPAGGYAKDFHDTVTIHYNTIKVFAAD; this comes from the coding sequence TTGGAGAAGCAGTTAGAACGAATTGGTTTAGTATATCATCCGGATTATAATATGGATCTGGGTCCCCACGTATTTCCTGCTAGGAAGTACCAGATGGTTTACAATCTCGTAAAACAAGATCCTAAACTCGCGGATCTCTATGTGCACAAACCGGATCCGGCCAAAGAGAAAGAGTTGGCCTTGGTTCACACGAAAGAATTCTTAAAAGATTTTTTTTCCCTGAAACTCACAGAAAGAACCCAATATTCCGAGCTTCCTCTTACAAAACAAATCGTCCAAAGTTTCGTACTCGCTGTAGGAGGAACGATTCTCTCGATGGAACTTACGAAGAAGTATCGATTTGTCTATCATATCGGCGGCGGCTTTCATCACAGTATGCCGGATCGCGCGGAAGGATTTTGTTATCTCAACGACGCCGCGATCGCAGGAAAATTATTTCTAAAAGAGAATCCCGGCAAAAAAGTATTATTCATCGATTTGGATCTTCATCAGGGAAACGGAAACTCCATCGTCTTCCAGAACGAACCGAACGTGTTTACCTTCTCCATGCATCAAGAGAATCTTTATCCTAAAAAAGAAAGATCGGGAATGGATATCGCCTTAGACGAGGGAACCGATGATAAGAAATACCACGATCTTTTGGAAGAATCTCTTGAGAAAATCCATTCTTCCTTTCAACCCGATCTTATCTTTTACATCGCCGGTGCCGATCCTTTTGAAGGAGATTCTTTAGGAGATTTGAAACTCACCTTTCAGGGATTGAGAAAGAGAGATAAGATCGTAAGAGACTTCGCTCTTCGCGTCGATGCTCCGGTCGTGATTCTTCCCGCAGGAGGTTACGCGAAGGACTTTCACGATACGGTCACAATCCACTACAATACGATCAAGGTATTCGCGGCCGATTAA
- a CDS encoding putative lipoprotein: MKRTQKQLMALVLGLFILSLNHCFISESISAGVNSLSKSSDSLQSLSGSIKSISGSVSSIFSSSSSDDEKKEKAYLKDVRDLTAMHVENGFQEIEFKNDLTTLALQNGLTNWKSLRVTYLGIGSGLKKAGVSEEKFQTFVQGLGTSKPEIVESIQKGFTQL, encoded by the coding sequence ATGAAACGCACTCAAAAACAACTCATGGCTTTGGTATTAGGACTTTTCATACTCAGTCTCAATCACTGCTTTATTTCGGAATCGATTTCAGCGGGAGTAAACTCTCTGAGTAAATCTTCCGATTCTTTACAAAGCCTTTCCGGTTCGATCAAGTCGATCTCCGGGTCCGTAAGTTCCATCTTCTCTTCTTCTTCCAGCGACGATGAGAAAAAAGAAAAAGCCTATTTAAAAGACGTTCGCGATCTTACGGCGATGCACGTCGAAAACGGATTTCAAGAAATCGAATTCAAAAACGATCTTACGACCCTCGCTCTTCAAAACGGACTTACAAACTGGAAGTCGTTGCGCGTAACGTATCTCGGAATCGGAAGCGGATTGAAAAAAGCGGGAGTGAGCGAAGAGAAATTCCAAACCTTCGTACAAGGATTGGGAACATCCAAACCGGAAATCGTAGAGTCCATTCAAAAAGGATTCACTCAGCTCTGA
- the fabG gene encoding 3-oxoacyl-[acyl-carrier-protein] reductase — translation MIDLKGKNAVITGAARGIGKSTALVLAKAGANIVIADLNEESSKATAEEIAKQTGVKAIGIGTNVADSESSAKAIHACVEEFGSVDILVNNAGITKDTLLMRMKKEQWDAVIAVNLTGTFNCTQAAVKYMMKNPNGGSIINLSSIAGVNGNVGQTNYSASKAGVIGFTKAVALEMASRKVRCNAIAPGFIATEMTDAIPEKIRHAMVAAIPLKRAGLPEDIANTIAFLASDISSFITGQVIEVNGGGFLPGVTE, via the coding sequence ATGATCGATTTAAAAGGAAAAAACGCTGTTATCACCGGAGCCGCACGCGGTATCGGAAAATCCACAGCCCTCGTTCTTGCAAAAGCAGGAGCCAATATTGTTATCGCAGACCTTAACGAAGAATCAAGCAAGGCGACTGCGGAAGAAATCGCAAAACAAACCGGAGTAAAAGCCATCGGAATCGGAACCAACGTAGCCGATTCTGAATCTTCTGCAAAAGCAATCCATGCTTGTGTGGAAGAATTCGGTTCCGTCGACATTCTCGTAAACAACGCGGGAATCACAAAAGACACTCTTCTTATGAGAATGAAAAAAGAGCAGTGGGACGCGGTCATCGCAGTAAACTTAACCGGAACTTTTAACTGCACCCAAGCCGCTGTTAAATACATGATGAAAAATCCAAACGGCGGATCGATCATCAATCTTTCTTCGATTGCAGGAGTAAACGGTAACGTTGGACAGACTAACTACTCGGCTTCCAAAGCGGGTGTGATCGGTTTTACAAAAGCCGTTGCTCTCGAGATGGCTTCTCGTAAGGTCCGTTGTAATGCGATCGCACCGGGTTTTATCGCAACGGAAATGACCGACGCGATTCCGGAAAAAATCAGACACGCAATGGTTGCGGCGATTCCTCTAAAAAGAGCCGGACTTCCGGAAGACATTGCGAACACCATCGCATTCTTAGCTTCCGACATCTCTTCTTTCATTACCGGTCAGGTAATAGAAGTGAACGGCGGAGGATTTCTTCCGGGCGTTACCGAATAA
- the pyk gene encoding pyruvate kinase — MKTLNGKKTKIVCTIGPASSSEETIFSILKAGMDIARMNFSHGTHESHKRVYETLRKCEQISGFPLGIMADLQGPKIRTGKLKLNSILLHKDQEIKIVPDAELQGDEETIGCTYPNLIQDIKEGDKILIDDGKLVLKVLSKTSDSAMLKVVVGGILWSNKGINLPGTPISAPALSEKDIEDLKFALALGVDYVALSFVRTGADLELARSLLAGTYTGLIAKIERPEAIGNIEEIIERADGIMIARGDLGVEIETEKVPILQKELIYKLNQAGKPVITATQMLESMIENPRPTRAEASDVANAVMDGTDAVMLSAESASGHYPVESVEIMAKIIQETETIDHIYEIHWNIKKTFLESERTALGNAAREIAHGIHAKAIVNFTRSGYSALITSEMRPKVPIYSFTPFATTARKMKLYRGVIPFVMPFFTRLEDMIAYMNQKLKEDEFLFPGDKVVILSGAPGASVRSVDFLQIYKIH; from the coding sequence ATGAAAACCCTAAACGGGAAAAAAACCAAAATCGTTTGCACCATCGGCCCCGCTTCCTCATCGGAAGAGACCATATTTTCCATTCTCAAGGCCGGAATGGACATCGCTCGAATGAATTTTTCACACGGGACTCACGAATCGCATAAGAGAGTCTACGAGACTCTTCGAAAATGTGAGCAAATCTCCGGGTTTCCGCTCGGAATCATGGCGGATCTCCAAGGTCCAAAAATTAGAACCGGAAAATTAAAGTTAAACTCCATTCTACTCCATAAGGACCAGGAAATCAAAATCGTTCCGGACGCGGAACTCCAAGGAGACGAGGAAACGATCGGTTGTACATATCCGAATCTGATCCAAGATATCAAGGAAGGAGACAAGATTCTCATCGATGACGGGAAACTCGTTCTCAAGGTCCTTTCCAAAACTTCGGATTCCGCGATGTTAAAAGTCGTCGTGGGAGGAATTCTCTGGAGCAACAAAGGGATCAATCTTCCGGGAACTCCGATCTCCGCGCCCGCTTTATCAGAGAAAGACATTGAAGATCTGAAGTTCGCGCTCGCTCTGGGAGTCGATTACGTCGCTCTCAGCTTTGTAAGAACCGGAGCCGATTTGGAATTAGCAAGATCTCTGTTAGCTGGGACGTATACGGGACTCATCGCAAAGATCGAAAGACCCGAAGCGATCGGGAACATAGAAGAGATCATCGAACGCGCGGACGGAATCATGATCGCGAGAGGAGATCTCGGAGTCGAGATCGAAACGGAGAAGGTTCCGATCCTTCAAAAAGAATTGATCTACAAACTCAACCAAGCCGGAAAACCGGTGATCACCGCCACACAGATGTTGGAATCGATGATTGAAAATCCGAGACCCACGCGAGCAGAAGCAAGCGACGTTGCAAACGCAGTGATGGACGGAACGGACGCGGTGATGTTGTCTGCGGAATCCGCGAGCGGACATTATCCGGTCGAATCCGTTGAGATCATGGCAAAGATCATCCAGGAAACGGAAACGATCGATCATATCTATGAAATTCACTGGAACATCAAAAAAACGTTTTTGGAATCCGAAAGAACGGCGCTTGGAAACGCGGCGAGGGAAATCGCTCACGGAATTCATGCAAAAGCCATCGTCAACTTTACGAGAAGCGGTTACTCCGCTTTGATCACTTCGGAGATGCGTCCGAAGGTTCCGATCTATTCTTTTACACCATTTGCGACAACGGCGAGGAAGATGAAACTCTACAGAGGCGTGATTCCGTTTGTGATGCCGTTTTTTACAAGACTGGAAGATATGATCGCTTATATGAATCAAAAACTCAAAGAAGACGAATTTCTGTTTCCTGGCGACAAGGTCGTGATTCTTTCCGGAGCTCCGGGGGCGAGCGTTCGAAGCGTGGACTTTCTACAGATCTATAAGATTCATTGA
- a CDS encoding alpha/beta hydrolase family protein: MYRTRFQKDIVAEFLPPKRKTKTQRLILLCDGMPSIPKKQGLVEFLSAKGYWVIYPRYRGAWESDGEFLKHSPHLDIKEIIDEVLDLKTIRENSFYKSFEVMPDEIFVIGGSFGGATALLSSLDSRVKKVIANCPVVDWKILKEEQAAETANPNYVSYLKETFGNAYRLPEKNWKKLYEGEFFNPAFHIKELNPLKIRMFHAVDDPYVPATVVKDFADRTKIRLKLLKKGGHLSTDLIVRKYWDEIHRFFLSH; encoded by the coding sequence ATGTATAGAACCAGATTTCAAAAAGATATCGTAGCGGAATTCCTTCCGCCGAAAAGAAAAACAAAAACGCAGAGGTTGATTCTCCTCTGCGACGGAATGCCTTCGATCCCTAAAAAACAAGGTCTCGTGGAATTCCTTTCCGCCAAGGGTTATTGGGTGATTTATCCGAGATATCGTGGAGCGTGGGAAAGCGACGGAGAGTTTTTGAAACATTCTCCTCACTTGGATATCAAGGAAATCATCGACGAAGTTCTGGATCTCAAAACAATTCGAGAGAATTCCTTTTACAAAAGTTTCGAGGTCATGCCGGACGAGATTTTCGTGATCGGAGGAAGTTTCGGAGGTGCGACAGCGCTTCTTTCTTCTTTGGATTCTCGAGTAAAAAAAGTGATCGCGAATTGTCCCGTCGTTGATTGGAAAATCTTAAAGGAAGAGCAAGCCGCAGAAACAGCAAATCCAAATTACGTTTCTTATTTGAAGGAAACGTTCGGGAACGCGTATCGACTTCCGGAAAAGAATTGGAAAAAACTTTACGAAGGCGAATTTTTCAACCCTGCGTTTCACATAAAGGAATTGAATCCGCTTAAGATCCGAATGTTTCATGCGGTGGACGATCCTTATGTCCCAGCAACGGTCGTGAAAGACTTTGCAGATCGTACGAAGATCAGGCTGAAACTCCTCAAAAAGGGTGGTCACCTCAGTACGGATTTGATCGTAAGAAAATATTGGGATGAGATCCATCGTTTTTTCCTGTCGCATTAA
- the aroB gene encoding 3-dehydroquinate synthase → MSHIETIQVNTEHKSVPVQIHTDLTGLSEELAKLSGVTSIFLITERSIHSIYAKYLEKELSALGIRFQEIYIKGGEKAKHIEKTGDVYNQLIKHGADRKSLILAFGGGVVGDFAGFIASTYLRGIRFVQIPTTLLACVDSSVGGKVAVNADLGKNMIGSFYQPEFVFAPLFALSTLPDREWRCGQAEIIKHSLLSGGEYWEKVKQHSFQDLNVESSVLPYMIAESVRFKASVVSSDEKETGLRKILNLGHTTAHAIESVTKYKKYSHGEAVAIGLVTALLISEEKSGLDPSTTKETIESLKSYRLPFQTKLKSKELAKHMLHDKKNVGGSIRFVLLEKPGSPVYDIPVDSRDIILSIRKQKGLL, encoded by the coding sequence ATGAGTCATATCGAAACCATACAAGTAAACACGGAACACAAATCGGTCCCGGTGCAAATTCATACGGACCTCACCGGATTATCGGAAGAACTCGCGAAACTTTCCGGTGTCACATCGATTTTTTTGATCACGGAAAGATCGATTCATTCCATCTACGCGAAATATTTGGAAAAGGAACTCTCCGCTTTGGGAATTCGTTTTCAAGAGATTTATATCAAGGGTGGAGAGAAGGCAAAACATATCGAAAAGACGGGTGACGTCTACAACCAACTCATCAAACACGGGGCTGATCGTAAGTCTTTGATCTTGGCCTTCGGAGGCGGGGTGGTCGGTGATTTCGCGGGTTTTATCGCTTCGACATATTTGCGGGGAATTCGTTTTGTTCAGATTCCCACCACTCTTCTTGCTTGTGTGGATTCGTCAGTCGGCGGAAAGGTCGCGGTGAACGCGGATCTTGGGAAGAATATGATCGGTTCCTTCTACCAACCCGAATTCGTCTTTGCTCCGTTATTCGCTCTTTCCACGCTTCCAGATCGGGAATGGCGATGCGGTCAGGCCGAGATCATCAAACATTCTCTTCTTTCCGGAGGAGAATACTGGGAAAAAGTAAAACAACATTCATTCCAAGATTTGAATGTAGAATCTTCCGTTCTTCCTTATATGATCGCCGAGTCGGTTCGATTTAAGGCTTCCGTCGTTTCGAGCGACGAAAAGGAAACGGGTCTTCGAAAAATTCTCAACCTGGGACATACGACCGCACACGCGATCGAGTCGGTTACGAAGTATAAGAAATATTCCCATGGAGAAGCGGTCGCGATCGGCCTTGTCACTGCGCTCCTGATCAGCGAGGAGAAATCCGGTTTGGATCCTTCTACAACGAAAGAAACGATCGAGTCGCTGAAGAGTTATCGACTTCCGTTTCAGACGAAGTTGAAATCGAAGGAACTCGCCAAACACATGCTCCACGATAAAAAGAACGTCGGCGGTTCGATCCGTTTTGTGCTTCTGGAAAAACCGGGTTCGCCTGTTTACGATATTCCGGTCGATTCTCGCGATATCATCTTGAGCATTCGAAAACAAAAAGGTCTTCTATGA